In a single window of the Coprothermobacter proteolyticus DSM 5265 genome:
- a CDS encoding alpha/beta hydrolase, protein MSSILLKSRSLGVLLIHGFTSSPEQMLPFAQELNKYGITCLLPRLSGHENLPDSLENVKAEDWLQDAEKGFKQLRTEVEHVVIAGHSLGGTLALYLAQHYSKEDGLVAAGVINPAVRLTPEQRRAITFGRFYEKKLDISMKPFRALRKTIDSVRNDLKHVKVPVIIFASSEDELIPHAYQQWLFDRLRTTKFFITLPQEGHSPSPEAAEVIIKTFLVLVDTLL, encoded by the coding sequence ATGAGTTCCATATTACTTAAATCACGCAGTTTGGGAGTGCTGCTAATCCATGGATTTACTTCTTCGCCTGAGCAGATGCTTCCTTTTGCCCAAGAGCTGAACAAATATGGTATCACCTGCCTTTTACCAAGATTATCTGGACATGAGAACTTACCTGATAGTTTGGAAAATGTAAAAGCCGAAGATTGGCTACAGGATGCCGAGAAAGGATTCAAACAGCTTAGGACTGAAGTAGAACATGTTGTCATAGCTGGCCACTCCTTGGGCGGAACACTAGCACTTTATTTAGCTCAGCATTATTCAAAAGAAGATGGTTTAGTAGCGGCAGGTGTTATTAATCCAGCGGTAAGGCTCACACCTGAGCAAAGACGTGCCATAACGTTTGGGCGCTTTTATGAAAAAAAGCTGGACATATCAATGAAGCCCTTTCGGGCTCTGAGAAAAACCATTGACAGTGTAAGAAATGACCTCAAACATGTCAAAGTACCAGTAATCATTTTTGCCTCTTCAGAAGATGAACTCATACCTCACGCTTATCAGCAGTGGCTATTCGACCGATTAAGAACGACGAAGTTCTTCATAACGCTGCCTCAGGAGGGACATTCGCCTTCCCCTGAGGCAGCTGAAGTCATCATTAAGACCTTCTTAGTTCTCGTTGATACCCTTCTGTAG
- a CDS encoding MFS transporter encodes MNNTESKNLKRGAFYFIILLGLVSLLADVTYEGARSVTGPYLGLLGASSAVVGFAAGFGEMLGYAFRLVSGYWADRTHRYWLLTIVGYALNLLAIPLLAFVGNWQVAVLLLILERLGKGLRTPARDVMLSQATKQVGRGFGFGLHEAMDQIGAVAGPVFVSIVLARNLGYRDAFLFLGIPAILAMILVVTARFLYPKPQEFEPAYKGIETKGYSKAFWIYLGAVALIGAGYIDYPLIGYHLQQNGILQAQFIALLYSLAMGIDALSALVFGAWFDRAGVSVVGVSALIAALFSPFAFLLHVWWGPVIGMVLWGIGMGAQESVMRAALAEMIPTERRGVAYGFFNTVYGLAWFAGSFVMGIIYGFSPTLMVIVSVTLELLAALLIFVNRHSLEHGHGV; translated from the coding sequence TTGAACAATACTGAGAGTAAGAACCTAAAACGTGGAGCTTTTTATTTCATAATACTTTTAGGGTTAGTAAGTCTGCTGGCTGACGTTACATACGAAGGAGCCCGCAGCGTCACTGGCCCTTATCTGGGTCTGTTGGGAGCAAGCAGTGCTGTGGTGGGATTTGCAGCGGGCTTTGGTGAAATGCTTGGTTACGCTTTCCGCTTGGTCTCAGGCTATTGGGCAGATAGAACCCACCGTTACTGGCTCCTAACCATTGTGGGATATGCACTTAACCTACTAGCCATACCATTGCTGGCATTTGTGGGCAACTGGCAAGTAGCCGTTCTGCTTCTCATCTTAGAGAGGCTTGGTAAAGGGCTACGCACCCCTGCGCGAGATGTCATGCTTTCTCAAGCCACGAAGCAAGTAGGTCGCGGCTTTGGATTTGGCTTGCACGAAGCCATGGACCAGATCGGGGCTGTAGCAGGGCCTGTTTTTGTGAGTATCGTGCTTGCCCGCAACCTGGGTTACAGGGACGCGTTCTTGTTTTTGGGCATACCAGCTATTCTTGCCATGATTCTTGTGGTAACGGCAAGATTTCTTTATCCAAAGCCACAGGAATTTGAACCAGCATATAAAGGTATAGAAACGAAGGGTTATTCGAAAGCTTTCTGGATTTACTTAGGTGCTGTGGCGCTCATTGGAGCAGGTTACATTGATTACCCACTTATTGGGTACCACCTGCAGCAAAACGGCATACTCCAGGCGCAGTTCATCGCCCTTCTTTACTCTTTAGCCATGGGGATTGATGCCTTGTCTGCGCTCGTATTCGGTGCATGGTTTGACCGAGCTGGGGTCAGTGTGGTTGGTGTCTCAGCATTAATTGCTGCGCTGTTCTCACCTTTTGCATTCTTACTCCATGTATGGTGGGGTCCAGTCATTGGTATGGTTCTCTGGGGCATTGGCATGGGAGCGCAAGAGTCTGTGATGCGTGCTGCACTGGCAGAGATGATACCTACAGAGAGGCGAGGAGTGGCTTACGGGTTTTTCAACACCGTCTATGGCCTGGCTTGGTTCGCTGGAAGTTTTGTCATGGGCATCATTTATGGTTTTTCTCCAACGCTCATGGTCATAGTTTCCGTAACGCTGGAGCTTTTGGCGGCCCTACTCATTTTTGTAAATAGGCATAGTCTGGAGCATGGCCATGGAGTATAG
- a CDS encoding alpha/beta hydrolase, with protein MEEAFFKEGNDVGVLVIHGFTGSPGSMRDLAQFYADQGFTVALPRLAGHGTTPEDLEKRKYQEWIEDVEKAYEWLKERTSKRFVTGLSMGGTLTLYMGEKHKDITGLITINAAVRMPNETSMLILGSLGIPRFAKGVGSDIKKGIKEPAYELTPIRATKQLALLLRLVRNNIKDVDQPILIFSSKEDHVVPPENQRWIYENVSSQTKELVTLENSYHVATMDYDLELIEQKSLEFIQKLL; from the coding sequence ATGGAGGAGGCTTTCTTCAAAGAGGGAAATGATGTAGGTGTTTTGGTTATACACGGCTTTACGGGGTCGCCAGGAAGCATGCGCGACCTGGCTCAATTCTATGCCGATCAAGGTTTCACTGTCGCTTTGCCAAGACTTGCTGGTCACGGTACAACTCCAGAAGACCTTGAAAAGCGTAAATATCAAGAATGGATAGAAGACGTGGAAAAAGCATATGAATGGCTAAAAGAGCGCACTAGTAAACGATTTGTGACAGGACTTTCTATGGGCGGTACGTTAACACTCTATATGGGCGAAAAGCACAAAGACATTACGGGGCTTATAACCATAAACGCAGCAGTACGAATGCCAAATGAGACCTCCATGCTCATATTAGGGTCCTTGGGTATACCAAGATTTGCAAAGGGCGTAGGTAGTGACATCAAGAAAGGCATCAAAGAGCCAGCATATGAGCTTACACCGATACGAGCCACAAAACAGCTTGCTTTACTGCTAAGATTGGTCAGAAACAATATAAAAGATGTCGATCAACCCATACTTATCTTCTCTTCCAAGGAAGATCATGTGGTACCACCAGAGAACCAAAGATGGATTTACGAAAACGTAAGCTCACAGACCAAAGAACTTGTAACATTGGAGAACAGCTACCATGTAGCTACCATGGATTACGATTTAGAGCTCATTGAGCAAAAAAGTCTGGAGTTCATTCAAAAGTTGCTATGA
- a CDS encoding peptidase E, translating into MKKVVAIGGGEISKFETLKIDEEIVKLTGKANPKALFIPTASGEPEGYCESFDLVYGKTLGCKTDVLFLIKDSLDRTLIEDKILWADLIYVGGGNTKRMMEIWRSKGVDKMLIDAYQRGTVLSGLSAGAICWFKYGFSDSLRFQDVETWSYIKVEGLGLFDAILCPHLDEENRREYFEKFMMNFDGTGIGLENGCAIEIIEDTFRIIKSFENAHAYVFKRRRDKLFVEEIKNDDYLPFNLLS; encoded by the coding sequence ATGAAAAAAGTTGTTGCCATAGGGGGAGGAGAGATTTCAAAATTTGAAACTTTGAAAATAGATGAAGAAATAGTTAAACTAACTGGTAAAGCCAATCCAAAAGCTCTTTTTATACCAACTGCGAGCGGAGAACCTGAAGGTTACTGTGAAAGTTTTGACCTTGTCTATGGTAAAACGCTTGGATGCAAGACAGATGTTTTGTTTTTAATAAAAGATAGTTTGGATAGGACGCTAATAGAAGATAAAATCTTGTGGGCAGATTTGATTTATGTTGGCGGTGGTAACACAAAGAGGATGATGGAAATATGGAGGTCCAAAGGTGTTGACAAGATGTTGATTGATGCTTATCAGAGAGGAACGGTACTTTCAGGATTGAGTGCAGGAGCTATATGCTGGTTCAAATACGGTTTTAGTGATTCACTAAGATTTCAGGATGTAGAAACATGGAGTTATATTAAAGTTGAGGGTTTGGGGCTTTTTGATGCCATACTATGTCCTCATCTCGACGAAGAAAATAGAAGGGAATATTTTGAAAAATTTATGATGAACTTTGATGGTACAGGAATAGGATTAGAGAATGGCTGTGCAATTGAAATCATAGAAGATACTTTTAGAATTATTAAGTCTTTTGAAAATGCTCATGCCTATGTATTTAAAAGAAGAAGAGATAAATTGTTTGTTGAAGAGATAAAGAATGACGATTACCTTCCATTTAATTTGCTAAGTTAG
- a CDS encoding glycerophosphodiester phosphodiesterase: protein MEYSVKDTTKQFLLLGHRGSSLLWPENTLEAFSKALEAGADGFELDVMVTTDGTAVLFHDPNLKRLHGIDVGVEELSYDQLRDLLNGKQQVCTLQEALSLADDYDCWVDIEIKTMQWHVVRETVSKFSPKKKIISSFRHDVVSDWAKLDNGRYLFAYIYQHFPKDIDAYLSEVDLLKPEISFLDERYDGIADRVLPWTVNEKNKIVELKQKAFFGAISDFPNLLEEENQRISQNAGYLISAVKNIEITADGIKLVLVNTLAPVQIKEISSDAEVETSEQLPTWWDVGKSLTVVIRGNPSYLLVDTSYTGVMSFPFNQLMKWLQKGINEN from the coding sequence ATGGAGTATAGTGTGAAGGACACTACTAAGCAGTTTTTACTTCTGGGGCACAGGGGATCATCCTTGCTCTGGCCAGAAAATACCTTGGAAGCTTTTTCGAAGGCTTTGGAGGCAGGAGCTGACGGTTTTGAGCTTGATGTTATGGTAACCACTGATGGAACTGCTGTACTGTTTCATGATCCCAACCTTAAGAGGCTTCATGGCATAGATGTGGGCGTGGAAGAGTTAAGCTATGATCAGCTCAGAGACTTACTCAATGGGAAACAACAAGTCTGCACCTTACAGGAGGCATTATCATTAGCTGACGACTATGACTGTTGGGTGGACATTGAGATAAAAACTATGCAGTGGCATGTAGTACGTGAAACTGTAAGTAAATTCAGCCCCAAGAAGAAGATAATTTCATCTTTTAGGCATGACGTGGTTAGTGATTGGGCAAAGCTGGACAACGGACGGTACTTGTTTGCTTACATCTATCAGCACTTTCCCAAAGACATTGATGCCTACCTTAGTGAAGTAGACCTGCTTAAGCCGGAGATAAGCTTCTTGGACGAACGCTATGATGGAATAGCTGACAGGGTGCTACCTTGGACAGTTAATGAGAAGAATAAAATTGTTGAACTTAAGCAAAAGGCATTCTTTGGTGCTATAAGTGATTTTCCCAACCTTCTAGAGGAGGAAAACCAGCGAATCAGCCAAAACGCGGGTTATTTAATCTCTGCAGTCAAGAACATAGAAATCACAGCTGATGGCATTAAGCTGGTTCTGGTAAACACGTTAGCTCCAGTACAAATTAAAGAAATTTCATCTGATGCTGAGGTGGAAACTTCGGAGCAGCTTCCCACTTGGTGGGATGTGGGCAAATCACTGACGGTGGTCATAAGAGGAAACCCTTCATACCTGCTCGTGGATACCAGCTACACGGGGGTTATGAGTTTTCCCTTTAACCAACTGATGAAGTGGCTACAGAAGGGTATCAACGAGAACTAA
- a CDS encoding ABC transporter ATP-binding protein has protein sequence MKKYFFKNKLLLTGNIILTLAESILSVMLAFILANFVDAAVEYDMALLYKTCIIFSLYLISVLIVWYSLRIVRASYIRQMLFDLKNDIFSKVINKEIDQFQKGNSASYISTLNNDITILEQDYFKNILTMVALIFSFIIATVAIFKLNFFIAVGVFVISIFLVAIPYLFREKISRAKKEFSDSLSDLTVQTNDILSGFEVVKSFNVEKLVEGQYKKYNKKVEDNRFFFEKMLALANSLTEFFGYLMFFASLGLGAYLVIKRILEPGLMIAAVQLMNNIVNPMIGIIERVNALKGTESIQKKIMDIMEDKEQQEGEFISKTDFNDAIVFENVSFSYGRREEPTLKNISFTVKKGEKCAIIGPSGSGKSTIVKLLLKYYNNFEGRILIDGIDIRNIKTEDLYNNLISVIHQNVFMFDTSIKNNITLFKEYDEKVIERAISLSGLKEFIEKLPDKENTEVGEKGSNLSGGERQRISIARALIKGTPILVSDEPTSSLDKKTALSIENSILSIEGLTALVITHNTSEEVLKKYDKIIFVEDGEVVKVGTFDEIFTPASVVLSVVG, from the coding sequence GTGAAAAAGTACTTTTTCAAAAATAAATTGCTTTTGACTGGGAATATAATTTTAACTCTGGCAGAAAGTATTTTGAGCGTTATGTTAGCATTCATTTTAGCAAATTTTGTAGATGCAGCAGTAGAGTATGACATGGCACTTTTATATAAAACATGTATAATTTTTTCGCTGTATTTAATTTCTGTGTTGATTGTATGGTATTCCCTTAGGATTGTAAGAGCAAGCTATATAAGGCAAATGCTTTTTGATTTAAAAAATGACATATTTTCTAAGGTAATAAATAAAGAGATTGACCAGTTCCAGAAAGGCAACAGCGCTTCGTATATTTCCACATTAAATAACGATATAACGATACTGGAGCAAGATTATTTTAAAAATATATTGACGATGGTAGCGCTAATATTTTCTTTTATAATTGCAACAGTTGCAATTTTTAAATTAAATTTTTTCATCGCTGTAGGAGTTTTTGTTATAAGTATTTTTCTTGTGGCTATTCCTTATCTTTTTAGAGAAAAAATAAGTAGAGCTAAAAAAGAATTTTCAGATAGTTTATCTGATTTGACTGTGCAGACAAACGACATACTATCTGGTTTTGAAGTAGTAAAAAGCTTTAATGTGGAAAAATTAGTAGAGGGACAGTATAAAAAATACAATAAAAAAGTGGAAGATAACCGATTTTTCTTTGAAAAAATGCTTGCTTTGGCAAATTCTCTGACAGAGTTCTTTGGATATTTAATGTTTTTTGCTTCACTGGGGCTCGGTGCATATCTTGTAATAAAGCGCATTTTAGAACCTGGATTGATGATAGCTGCGGTGCAGTTAATGAATAATATTGTAAATCCCATGATAGGAATTATTGAAAGGGTAAATGCTTTGAAAGGGACAGAATCAATACAGAAAAAGATAATGGATATTATGGAAGATAAAGAACAGCAGGAAGGAGAGTTTATCTCAAAGACAGATTTTAATGACGCAATAGTTTTTGAAAATGTAAGCTTTTCTTATGGGAGGAGAGAAGAACCTACTTTAAAAAATATATCTTTTACGGTAAAGAAAGGAGAAAAATGTGCGATTATTGGTCCAAGTGGCAGTGGCAAATCAACAATAGTAAAACTTCTTTTAAAATACTATAACAATTTTGAAGGAAGAATTTTAATTGACGGAATAGACATAAGAAATATAAAAACTGAAGATTTGTACAACAATCTAATTTCTGTGATACACCAGAACGTGTTTATGTTTGATACAAGTATTAAAAACAATATAACTCTTTTTAAGGAGTACGATGAAAAAGTTATTGAGAGGGCAATTTCCTTATCTGGGTTAAAGGAATTTATAGAGAAATTACCGGATAAAGAAAATACAGAAGTGGGAGAAAAGGGCAGTAATTTATCAGGAGGGGAAAGGCAGAGGATAAGCATTGCACGGGCATTAATCAAAGGTACACCTATATTGGTTTCAGATGAGCCTACCTCATCACTGGATAAAAAAACAGCTTTGAGCATAGAAAATTCCATTTTAAGCATAGAAGGATTGACAGCACTGGTAATAACTCATAATACTTCTGAAGAAGTTCTTAAAAAATATGACAAGATAATTTTTGTAGAGGACGGGGAAGTAGTAAAAGTAGGGACTTTCGATGAAATTTTTACTCCAGCAAGTGTAGTTTTATCTGTAGTAGGTTAA
- a CDS encoding NAD(P)/FAD-dependent oxidoreductase produces the protein METSSGKSSGMDPIADTTSFDVVIIGAGIVGAAAFRELCKYDLKVLLLDSLHDVGGDASRANSAILHGGFDPQPGTLMSIFNKQGVQLWFQWAQDLSIDVEWTGSLVLAFNDADIAEITRLYHNGKKVRVPVKFLGRDETLKREPVVNPEVRASLYAPVSGIIDPFQAVIGLVGNGLKNGGQLMLDTEVTNLRKSPDGYITVQTNHGELRTKVVVNAAGLNAHHIMHMAGEDWFSIHPRRGQYFILDKNVGNLVRHVVFRAPTPKGKGVLVSRTTHGNLLIGPTAEDLTEPDRRTTAEGLAEVLEGAKHLVPFPYERYAIAQYAGLRAIGSVDDFVVQHSKTMEGLVNAAGIKSPGLTAAPGIAQELVKLVADLLPLEEKKNFDPYFEFPPILRELPFADREKLIDEDPAYGHMVCRCELVTEGEIKSVLKMQPAASDLDGIKRRVRATAGRCQGGFCTPRIIDILSRELNLSYDQITKFGRNSKLIYGDNRRGDE, from the coding sequence ATGGAAACGAGCAGTGGAAAGAGCTCGGGGATGGACCCAATAGCTGATACCACTTCGTTTGATGTGGTCATAATTGGGGCGGGTATTGTAGGTGCCGCTGCATTCCGTGAGCTATGCAAGTACGACTTGAAAGTGCTGCTACTAGATTCATTGCACGATGTAGGAGGTGATGCCAGCAGAGCTAATTCAGCCATATTGCATGGCGGATTTGATCCCCAGCCTGGTACGCTCATGAGCATTTTCAACAAACAGGGTGTTCAGCTCTGGTTCCAGTGGGCGCAGGATCTTTCCATTGATGTGGAATGGACAGGCTCATTGGTGCTTGCCTTCAATGATGCTGACATAGCCGAAATTACCAGACTTTACCACAATGGCAAGAAGGTAAGGGTTCCTGTGAAATTCTTAGGACGAGATGAAACGCTAAAAAGAGAACCTGTGGTTAATCCGGAAGTAAGAGCTTCCTTATATGCGCCGGTTTCAGGTATTATTGATCCTTTCCAAGCGGTGATTGGTTTGGTTGGTAACGGTTTGAAAAACGGCGGTCAGCTTATGCTGGATACGGAGGTTACAAATCTTAGAAAGTCACCTGATGGTTACATAACTGTGCAAACAAACCATGGCGAACTAAGAACGAAAGTGGTCGTAAACGCTGCTGGGTTGAATGCTCATCACATAATGCACATGGCTGGTGAAGACTGGTTTTCCATTCATCCCCGCCGTGGTCAGTATTTTATCTTGGACAAGAATGTGGGTAACTTGGTGCGCCATGTAGTCTTTAGAGCCCCTACACCAAAAGGAAAAGGCGTTTTGGTTAGCAGAACCACCCATGGCAATTTACTCATTGGGCCCACAGCTGAAGATCTTACTGAGCCTGACAGGAGAACAACTGCCGAGGGTTTGGCTGAAGTCCTTGAGGGCGCAAAACACTTAGTTCCATTCCCCTATGAACGCTATGCCATTGCGCAGTACGCTGGACTAAGAGCCATTGGTTCAGTGGATGACTTCGTGGTACAGCATTCCAAAACCATGGAAGGCCTTGTAAACGCAGCAGGTATAAAGTCTCCGGGATTAACTGCAGCACCAGGCATTGCACAGGAGTTAGTTAAGCTGGTGGCCGATTTATTGCCGTTAGAAGAGAAAAAGAACTTTGACCCTTATTTTGAGTTTCCACCCATACTAAGAGAACTGCCCTTTGCGGACCGCGAAAAATTGATAGATGAAGATCCCGCCTACGGACACATGGTTTGCCGCTGTGAACTGGTGACTGAAGGGGAAATCAAAAGTGTACTCAAGATGCAACCAGCGGCCAGTGATCTGGATGGCATCAAGCGGCGCGTGAGAGCCACAGCTGGTCGGTGTCAGGGCGGTTTTTGCACGCCAAGAATTATCGACATTCTGTCGCGGGAGCTGAACCTGAGTTATGACCAGATAACGAAATTTGGCAGGAATTCGAAGCTTATTTACGGCGATAACCGACGAGGTGATGAATAG
- the glpK gene encoding glycerol kinase GlpK, with translation MEQKKYVLSFDQGTTSSRAMIFDQNGCIVSMAQKEFPQIFPKPGWVEHDPEDIWNSQIDVAKEAMLKAGLTAEDIAALGIANQRETTILWDRNTGKPVYNAIVWQCRRTAEFCDELKERGWEKPIREKTGLVIDAYFSGTKIKWILDNVPGVRERAEKGEVLFGNVDTFLIWRLTGGKVHVTDYTNASRTMIFNIHALDWDDDILQELDIPRAMLPKVCPSSHLFGYTDAKLFGGEIPIAGDAGDQQAALFGQACFEPGSAKNTYGTGSFLLVNTGSKPVESKHGLITTVAFGLEDSVCYALEGSIFITGAAVQWLRDGLGIIKVADEVETLARQVEDTAGVYFVPAFVGLGAPYWDMYARGMIIGITRGTTACHLARATLEAMAYQTRDVLEAMKSDCGFDLKLLRADGGASVDNLLLQIQADVLGLAVQRPVVRETTALGTAYLAGLATGFWHNLEEIANIWQLDRTFEPQITAIKREEMYAGWKRAVERARGWTQ, from the coding sequence ATGGAACAAAAGAAATATGTTTTATCCTTTGACCAGGGTACGACCAGTAGTAGGGCCATGATATTTGACCAAAATGGATGCATAGTAAGCATGGCTCAGAAAGAATTTCCACAAATTTTTCCAAAACCTGGTTGGGTTGAACATGACCCAGAGGATATATGGAATAGTCAAATAGATGTGGCAAAGGAAGCCATGCTAAAAGCGGGTCTTACTGCCGAAGACATTGCCGCTTTGGGCATAGCCAATCAACGTGAAACCACAATCCTTTGGGACAGAAATACTGGTAAACCGGTTTACAATGCCATTGTTTGGCAGTGCCGTAGAACTGCAGAGTTTTGTGACGAGCTCAAGGAAAGAGGATGGGAAAAACCCATAAGGGAAAAGACAGGCTTAGTCATTGACGCTTATTTTAGTGGGACAAAGATTAAGTGGATACTAGACAATGTGCCAGGGGTAAGAGAAAGAGCCGAAAAAGGGGAAGTGCTTTTTGGCAACGTGGACACCTTCCTCATTTGGCGTCTCACAGGCGGTAAGGTGCATGTAACTGATTACACCAATGCTTCCAGAACTATGATCTTTAACATACATGCATTGGACTGGGACGATGACATACTCCAGGAGCTGGACATACCCAGAGCTATGCTTCCAAAGGTGTGTCCTTCATCTCACTTATTTGGTTATACTGATGCCAAATTATTTGGCGGTGAGATTCCCATAGCGGGTGATGCAGGTGACCAACAAGCTGCGTTGTTTGGGCAAGCCTGTTTCGAACCCGGTTCTGCTAAGAACACCTACGGCACTGGTTCTTTCCTGCTGGTTAACACTGGCAGTAAGCCGGTGGAGAGCAAACACGGCTTAATTACCACTGTTGCTTTCGGGCTGGAGGACAGCGTTTGCTATGCTTTAGAAGGTTCCATTTTTATCACCGGTGCTGCTGTTCAGTGGCTTCGTGACGGTTTAGGAATTATAAAGGTAGCAGATGAAGTGGAAACCTTGGCTAGGCAAGTCGAAGATACAGCTGGCGTTTATTTTGTACCAGCCTTTGTGGGGTTAGGTGCTCCTTACTGGGACATGTATGCCCGCGGTATGATCATTGGAATTACACGGGGCACAACAGCATGCCATCTAGCTCGAGCAACGCTGGAGGCCATGGCTTATCAAACCCGAGACGTGTTGGAAGCAATGAAGAGCGATTGCGGTTTTGACTTAAAACTACTTAGGGCCGATGGAGGAGCCTCTGTGGATAATCTACTGCTTCAAATCCAAGCGGATGTTTTGGGGCTCGCAGTACAAAGGCCAGTAGTAAGAGAAACTACTGCACTGGGTACGGCCTACTTGGCAGGATTGGCCACAGGCTTCTGGCATAATCTGGAAGAGATCGCGAACATTTGGCAACTGGATAGAACTTTTGAGCCTCAAATAACAGCAATAAAGAGAGAGGAGATGTACGCTGGATGGAAACGAGCAGTGGAAAGAGCTCGGGGATGGACCCAATAG
- a CDS encoding DUF2975 domain-containing protein — protein MKKWMLNLLKISLVVIGFVILMLSIFWLPSVANTLAEQNPEYAYLKYPLLFGIYLTCIPFYIGVYNGFVILRLIEKDKAFTEYTNKSLTYIFYSSIAIILLYVIGMVYLIFNNALHPSLFLLGVGIIFMSFIIASAAGVIKALLIKVIEIKNEHDLTI, from the coding sequence ATGAAAAAGTGGATGTTAAATTTATTAAAAATTTCTTTGGTGGTTATAGGCTTTGTAATACTTATGCTGTCTATTTTCTGGCTTCCAAGTGTAGCAAATACATTAGCTGAACAAAATCCAGAATACGCCTATCTAAAATATCCTCTTCTATTTGGTATTTATCTTACATGCATTCCTTTTTATATAGGTGTATACAATGGCTTTGTTATTTTAAGACTTATTGAGAAGGATAAAGCTTTTACAGAATATACCAACAAATCTCTCACTTATATATTTTACTCGTCCATTGCTATAATTTTACTTTATGTAATAGGCATGGTATATCTCATCTTTAACAACGCCTTACATCCGAGCCTATTTTTATTAGGTGTGGGTATAATTTTTATGTCTTTTATTATAGCATCTGCGGCAGGAGTGATTAAAGCTCTTTTAATAAAGGTTATAGAAATAAAAAACGAACATGACCTGACAATTTAG
- a CDS encoding helix-turn-helix domain-containing protein produces MLAKRKMTLSELSEKVGITMANLSILKTGKAKAIRFSTLDAICRVLECQPGDILEYVEDE; encoded by the coding sequence ATGTTAGCGAAAAGAAAGATGACGCTATCAGAACTTTCAGAAAAAGTCGGCATAACGATGGCAAATTTGTCAATTTTAAAGACAGGCAAAGCCAAAGCTATTCGCTTTTCGACTTTGGATGCTATTTGTAGAGTTTTAGAGTGTCAGCCAGGAGATATATTAGAGTATGTAGAAGATGAATGA